Genomic segment of Betaproteobacteria bacterium:
GGGGTCATCGATAAGGATCCCGTGCTCACGGTGAAGATCCTCAGGGTGATCAATTCGGCCTACTACGGGCTGCCGAGCAAGATCACATCGGTGAACCAATCGGTGGTTTTCCTGGGCATCAACACCGTCAAGAATCTCGCCTTGGGCTTTGCCGCCGCCGGTACATTGCCACGCACCAATGCAGCCGGCTTCGACATGCACAAGTACCTGCTGCACTCTCTGACAACCTCGGTGCTTGCACGCCAGCTATGCGTGCAGTTCCCGGCGGCGGAAGCGGACCCCGGCGATTGCTACATCGCAGGCCTGCTCCACGATTTCGGTAAAGTGGTGTTCGCGCAATTCATGGCGGAGGAGTACAAAGCGGCGCTGAAGCTGCGCGCCGAAAGCGGCAGGCCGCTACACGAATGCGAAGCCGAGGTGATCGGCGCCGATCACGCCCTCGTGGGCGCCATGCTCGCCGCCAAGTGGCAATTCCCCACGGCCCTGGGGGAATGCATTCGCGATCATCACCGCTTGGACGTTCCCAGCACGCCGTTGCTGGACTGCTTGCGGGTAGCGAACCAGATTTGCCGGCGCCAGAAAGTGGGTGATTCTGGCAATCCCTTCCGCGATGACGAGGTGCCCGCGGCGCAGCGTTTTGGCGCGACCTTCGATGACATAATCGCCGGGGTGGGAAGCTTGGAGAAGATCGTAGCCGATTCGGCCATATTCGCCCAGGTGGGCACCAAATGAAGGTTCGCATGTGGGGAGTGCGCGGATCCATC
This window contains:
- a CDS encoding HDOD domain-containing protein — encoded protein: MDADVERKLMSAVERMPAFPRAAQKILELTRQLNCPPKEIVGVIDKDPVLTVKILRVINSAYYGLPSKITSVNQSVVFLGINTVKNLALGFAAAGTLPRTNAAGFDMHKYLLHSLTTSVLARQLCVQFPAAEADPGDCYIAGLLHDFGKVVFAQFMAEEYKAALKLRAESGRPLHECEAEVIGADHALVGAMLAAKWQFPTALGECIRDHHRLDVPSTPLLDCLRVANQICRRQKVGDSGNPFRDDEVPAAQRFGATFDDIIAGVGSLEKIVADSAIFAQVGTK